Below is a window of Arabidopsis thaliana chromosome 2, partial sequence DNA.
GCTTGAGAATAAGTACAGTTAAGTGATAAAACATGGCACCAAGTATACATTAATTACTAGTTGTACTACACTAGAACGATAAAAAAGGAGAGCAGTTACACAGTAATGTATTGAGGATAACAAATTAGAATGACAAATAAGATACTAATATGTGATCCACCAAAGGTTTCTAACGTTGGCAATATTTGACTGTATAGATGTGTTCTTAGTATTTTACAGTAGAGGTTATGGCAGCTACAAACCTTGTGTATGGCCAGGAGTGTCAAGTATCCGAACCTCATGGCCAGCAAACATCCACTTATCACTATCCTTCAGAAGTATGTCAATTCCAGGAATCCGATCTTTATCTACAGCTGATCCAATCACCTGTCGGCAACATAAGTCACATAAAAACACttgagtatatataaaagaagcaaaaacgAAAAGAACAACTCGACAAAggtgcaaaacaaaaaggtccaaaaaaccattttttctgGTAAGACTAATACTTTACGACatctcaaaaccaaaccattgTATTGTAGAGCTCAATGTTTCACAGCTATCAGAGGCAAGAGACActccaaggaaacaaaataaaaagagggCTAACTTGCGCAAAGAGCAGAAACAACACAAGAAACAAGGTCATACAGTTTTAAACAGAAAATAGTATCCTCTTACCTTTGCGCCATACCTTTCTTTCAATTCAGCATTCCCCCCAATGTgatcatcatgatgatgagTATTCAAAATGTAAGTTAAATTCCAATTCTTCCTGCTCAATGCTTCTATAACAGGTGCAGCCTCAGAAGGATCAACGACTCCAACTGTTCCGGTGTCTTCATCGTGCAACAGATAAGCATAGTTGTCCTTACTGCAGGGCACCTGAAACATCTCAGTAAAATAGATCGTTAATAATATCTTCAGCAGATTGTTACAGAGTTGTTTCAACCAGTAGATTCAAGATGAAAAGCATACTAACCAGTTCGATTTTTAATGAGGATGGCATGTTGGAAATGCTACAAAAGTGAGTAATCTTAAGAGTTTTTCTAGCTCCACGCAATGTTTTCAGTGGCATGGATAATAACCACATTACTCCGTATAATAAGCTTTTCCTGAGGCAAAGTTGTCTCAAACCAGGCCACACACAAAGCTGACCTCCAATCTGTTTCATGAAATTCAATcaacaaatcataatctgacACAAAATAGTACTATAAGATAGCCAAACAAAGACTACTAAACacagttgacaaaaaaaaaaaacccatagAAGCTTATAATAGATAATTCAACCGCCAGTTTCACCAAACCAGTCAATAGCAGATAGTAATTGAGCCTTATGATCGAATCAGTAACACTAGCACACATTCAAAGGAATCCACAGAAACAATTTTCCAGCACACAAACGAAGATCGGTATAGTGAAAATCTgaataaactcaaaaaaggCTAAATCTGGTACCAACCACAAAACCAGATCGGAATTATCAAAAGCAAAGActgaatcaaagagaagagtaaaaaagaggaagagagattaAACCCTAGAACACGAAGGAATCGATGAATTGGTGGTGGTAGATGAAGCTTTGGAGATCACAGGCATCCTCTAtatatctcttctctctgatTCTTCAGATAGAAACGAGAGGATATGATTGTGGTACCTTTGAAGAGGCCTCCTTTGAGAGATATTGCGCGTAGATAGAAGAAACTCAGAATTACTCGCCTGAGCTGTGATGACGAGTCTGCGACTTCGACAGGAAACAACGTCAGAGCTAAAGAGACagcttttactctttttttttctttagtattttgttttattttatttgtttttgctttttatttatttagctCAACTACTAAATCCCATCAATAAATTGTTCCGTGCTATCTCATATAATTCATACAAATATTTGACCACggtttattattttctttatttgaattGGGTAATAAAGTTGTTACCATATGCtctgttattatttattaaagttGTTTTTGCTGTAACGGtaatttgttacttttttacttgttttgctCAAATTATATTCCCTTTTGAAGCCATGAAACAAACATTTCCTTTAGGATAAAcgcaaaaaaatagaaaagatttCCTTTGGTCAATATTTGCTCATTTGGTTAAGGTCAATTTAGATTAAACGCTTGCCTTGATCATTTGGGTTTttatagaatatataaaatttatcttatcaagtaagaaaaaaaaaagcattaatTATATCAGTTATCAtaaattgaaacttttaacATTAGTTGATAATATCTAGATTCTGGGATGTGTATATTTAGTTTGTTGAGATTCTTTTATAAtcattatcttttttctttatctcaattgaaagttgaagaaaatatatagagttCAATACCAAAATAGTTCGGTAAGAATTGTGCATATCTCTATCTTATTGACAACGAACCATTTGTATTTATTGTATAGAACCTCACTTTCAAATATATGATTGGCTTATGTAGTTGGTTAACATTTAATACATCTTTTTGAcaattcatatgtttttaaaaaaacttcaaagcaTTCCTTCGACCTTTCTTGCATTTTTCTTTACATGAGAGACATGTTTTATCTAACAAAAAGGACATAATAGTGTGTATTTTCCTAAAGgtaattaagtttttcttaattcagaactttagattaaaaaaatcgAACGCATTAACAAGTATCATTGGTGACCGACATGTGCTTATTCTcaattaaattagtaattgaataaaattaccaaaccaaaaccggTTTTCAGACACGCAACTGAAAGCCGTCGATATTTAAAGGGTTTATCAGAAGTCAGAAATCTAGCACGAcagacaaaacataaaagatggaggaaaaaagagaaaacactaACTCGATCTACATAGTTCCCGAGCTATTGGAAGATATTTTCCTTCGATTGCCTTTGAAATCAATCCTGAAATTCAAAACCGTATCAAGACAATGGAGATCAATCCTGGAATCCAAGTTGTTCGTGGAGAGGCGCGGGAATCTTCAAAAGCACCACCGGAAAATCCTAGCTGCTTACAACTGCAACTACTTTATGCGGCCGAGTATCTTCCCTGAGTCTCGTTTCGAAGGGGACGAAGAGATCGTTTATCTACACTGCGACGCCGCGCAACCCTCGATGACTTGCGACGGTTTACTCTGCATCACCGAACCTGGTTGGTTTAACGTTTTGAACCCATCCGCTGGACAACTCCGGCGATTCCCTCCCGGCCCAGGTCCAGTAAAAGGTAAAATCTAACATTAtagttgtttgtttcttgcagtgaaagaaattaaaaatatttacaactTGCAGGACCGCAGGAAAATTGGCTATTGGGATTCGGTAGAGACAACGTTACGGGCAGGTATAAAATAGTGAGGATGTGTTTTCATGATTGTTATGAATTTGGTATTCTTGATATTGAAACTGGTGTATGGAGCAAACTGAGGTCACCTCCTCATAATATGCTTCCGGGAAGTAAATCGGTGTGTGTGAATGGATCAATCTACTGGTTACAAATTAGTGCGGGTTACATAATATTAGCTATGGATCTTCACGAAGAAAGCTATCATGGTGTCCACCACCTTCCGGCTACGTGGGTCACGCAGGAAACCCAGTTAGTGAACCTTGAGGACCGTCTAGCCATGGCCATGACCACCAACGTTGGGCCTGAATGGATACTAGAGATCTGGAGCATGGATATAGAAGGAAAAGGATGGAGCAAGGGTTACTCGTGGAGCAAGAGTTACTCCATAAGTTTAGCCCATGGAGTTGGTTTTTCCTGGCCATGGCAGAAAAGGTGGTTCACTCCTGTGTGGGTTTCTAAGCAAGGGAATCTTCTCTTCTACGATAATCACAAGAGGCTATTCAAATATTATTCAGGAACAGATGAGATTCGTTGTCTCTCCTCT
It encodes the following:
- the GLX2-1 gene encoding glyoxalase 2-1 (glyoxalase 2-1 (GLX2-1); CONTAINS InterPro DOMAIN/s: Beta-lactamase, class B, conserved site (InterPro:IPR001018), Beta-lactamase-like (InterPro:IPR001279), Hydroxyacylglutathione hydrolase (InterPro:IPR017782); BEST Arabidopsis thaliana protein match is: glyoxalase 2-4 (TAIR:AT1G06130.2); Has 15540 Blast hits to 15539 proteins in 2481 species: Archae - 339; Bacteria - 10160; Metazoa - 480; Fungi - 326; Plants - 230; Viruses - 0; Other Eukaryotes - 4005 (source: NCBI BLink).), giving the protein MPVISKASSTTTNSSIPSCSRIGGQLCVWPGLRQLCLRKSLLYGVMWLLSMPLKTLRGARKTLKITHFCSISNMPSSLKIELVPCSKDNYAYLLHDEDTGTVGVVDPSEAAPVIEALSRKNWNLTYILNTHHHDDHIGGNAELKERYGAKVIGSAVDKDRIPGIDILLKDSDKWMFAGHEVRILDTPGHTQGHISFYFPGSATIFTGDLIYSLSCGTLSEGTPEQMLSSLQKIVSLPDDTNIYCGRENTAGNLKFALSVEPKNETLQSYATRVAHLRSQGLPSIPTTVKVEKACNPFLRISSKDIRKSLSIPDSATEAEALRRIQRARDRF
- the GLX2-1 gene encoding glyoxalase 2-1 (glyoxalase 2-1 (GLX2-1); CONTAINS InterPro DOMAIN/s: Beta-lactamase, class B, conserved site (InterPro:IPR001018), Beta-lactamase-like (InterPro:IPR001279), Hydroxyacylglutathione hydrolase (InterPro:IPR017782); BEST Arabidopsis thaliana protein match is: glyoxalase 2-4 (TAIR:AT1G06130.1); Has 35333 Blast hits to 34131 proteins in 2444 species: Archae - 798; Bacteria - 22429; Metazoa - 974; Fungi - 991; Plants - 531; Viruses - 0; Other Eukaryotes - 9610 (source: NCBI BLink).), giving the protein MKQIGGQLCVWPGLRQLCLRKSLLYGVMWLLSMPLKTLRGARKTLKITHFCSISNMPSSLKIELVPCSKDNYAYLLHDEDTGTVGVVDPSEAAPVIEALSRKNWNLTYILNTHHHDDHIGGNAELKERYGAKVIGSAVDKDRIPGIDILLKDSDKWMFAGHEVRILDTPGHTQGHISFYFPGSATIFTGDLIYSLSCGTLSEGTPEQMLSSLQKIVSLPDDTNIYCGRENTAGNLKFALSVEPKNETLQSYATRVAHLRSQGLPSIPTTVKVEKACNPFLRISSKDIRKSLSIPDSATEAEALRRIQRARDRF
- the GLX2-1 gene encoding glyoxalase 2-1, with product MWLLSMPLKTLRGARKTLKITHFCSISNMPSSLKIELVPCSKDNYAYLLHDEDTGTVGVVDPSEAAPVIEALSRKNWNLTYILNTHHHDDHIGGNAELKERYGAKVIGSAVDKDRIPGIDILLKDSDKWMFAGHEVRILDTPGHTQGHISFYFPGSATIFTGDLIYSLSCGTLSEGTPEQMLSSLQKIVSLPDDTNIYCGRENTAGNLKFALSVEPKNETLQSYATRVAHLRSQGLPSIPTTVKVEKACNPFLRISSKDIRKSLSIPDSATEAEALRRIQRARDRF
- a CDS encoding F-box and associated interaction domains-containing protein (F-box and associated interaction domains-containing protein; CONTAINS InterPro DOMAIN/s: F-box domain, cyclin-like (InterPro:IPR001810), F-box domain, Skp2-like (InterPro:IPR022364), F-box associated domain, type 1 (InterPro:IPR006527), F-box associated interaction domain (InterPro:IPR017451); BEST Arabidopsis thaliana protein match is: F-box and associated interaction domains-containing protein (TAIR:AT2G43445.1); Has 1369 Blast hits to 1361 proteins in 40 species: Archae - 0; Bacteria - 0; Metazoa - 0; Fungi - 0; Plants - 1367; Viruses - 0; Other Eukaryotes - 2 (source: NCBI BLink).) codes for the protein MEEKRENTNSIYIVPELLEDIFLRLPLKSILKFKTVSRQWRSILESKLFVERRGNLQKHHRKILAAYNCNYFMRPSIFPESRFEGDEEIVYLHCDAAQPSMTCDGLLCITEPGWFNVLNPSAGQLRRFPPGPGPVKGPQENWLLGFGRDNVTGRYKIVRMCFHDCYEFGILDIETGVWSKLRSPPHNMLPGSKSVCVNGSIYWLQISAGYIILAMDLHEESYHGVHHLPATWVTQETQLVNLEDRLAMAMTTNVGPEWILEIWSMDIEGKGWSKGYSWSKSYSISLAHGVGFSWPWQKRWFTPVWVSKQGNLLFYDNHKRLFKYYSGTDEIRCLSSNICVISSYVENLAPLPLKPSHTHHDLGNSNSKFSTSRCHLFPTRGSWISKVLFTSILFGYICLPL